From one Deltaproteobacteria bacterium genomic stretch:
- a CDS encoding ABC transporter ATP-binding protein, with the protein MLEVKDLHTSFFLDAGELKAVRGISFTLGKGKTIGIVGESGCGKSVTALSIMRLVPHPGKIISGEIIYSPIETFGNKNNKDLLKLSEEEMHHVRGNEISMIFQESMTSLNPVFTIGSQIKEAIKLHQDLGKKEVELKVIEMLKLVGIPSPERRTKDYPHQLSGGMRQRVMIAMALSCNPNLLIADEPTTALDVTIQAQILELIRELQQKLGMAVMLITHDLGIVAETADDVLVMYAGRVVEYTDTKSIFQEPMHPYTIGLIESLPCAEKVEGKRKSLKTIKGMVPNLLQIPSGCIYKDRCPNVDKECNAEEPELKEIKKGHWVACFKR; encoded by the coding sequence ATGTTAGAGGTTAAGGATTTACATACATCGTTTTTTCTTGATGCAGGTGAACTTAAGGCAGTAAGGGGTATTAGTTTTACCCTTGGGAAAGGCAAAACGATTGGGATTGTCGGTGAGTCAGGCTGCGGCAAGAGTGTTACTGCCCTTTCAATAATGAGACTTGTCCCTCACCCCGGAAAGATTATTAGCGGTGAGATTATCTATTCCCCGATAGAAACATTCGGGAACAAGAATAACAAAGACCTCCTCAAACTTTCTGAAGAGGAGATGCATCATGTAAGGGGTAATGAGATTTCAATGATATTTCAGGAGTCCATGACTTCCTTAAACCCCGTGTTTACAATAGGCAGTCAGATAAAAGAGGCAATAAAACTCCATCAGGATTTGGGCAAGAAGGAAGTAGAACTAAAGGTGATAGAGATGCTTAAATTAGTTGGCATTCCATCTCCTGAAAGGCGGACAAAGGATTATCCACATCAGTTAAGCGGGGGTATGAGACAGAGGGTTATGATTGCTATGGCGCTTTCATGCAACCCCAATCTTTTAATTGCAGATGAGCCTACAACTGCCCTTGATGTTACAATTCAGGCGCAAATCCTTGAACTTATAAGGGAACTCCAGCAAAAACTTGGTATGGCTGTAATGCTTATAACCCATGACCTTGGGATTGTTGCAGAGACAGCAGATGATGTTTTAGTAATGTATGCAGGAAGGGTTGTTGAATACACTGATACAAAATCTATTTTTCAGGAGCCAATGCACCCTTATACCATTGGACTTATTGAGTCCCTCCCTTGTGCAGAAAAAGTTGAGGGGAAACGAAAATCTCTTAAAACAATCAAGGGTATGGTGCCGAATCTCTTACAAATCCCTTCAGGCTGTATTTATAAAGATAGATGTCCGAATGTTGACAAAGAGTGTAATGCAGAAGAACCTGAATTAAAGGAAATCAAAAAAGGGCATTGGGTTGCATGCTTTAAAAGATAA
- a CDS encoding radical SAM protein — protein sequence MGRKKHFIIPFFIPHSGCPHQCVFCNQKKITGTSSPPSPAEMEETITQYLRTWKGQAVKEIAFYGGTFTAMDADIQEKLLLTAYRFIQNGLVDELRVSTRPDAVDDKKLDLLKRYGVTTVELGVQSMDNAVLKKSGRGHASEDTRTAVRLLRGNGFKIGVQIMPGLPGDTDETILYTAYKVADMVPDFIRIYPALVIKDTPLERLYLKGLYKPWQLKDMIIICSKIMTVFEKYRIPVVRVGLYVTEDLKQNIVAGPMHPSFRQLAERIQTDVRG from the coding sequence ATGGGCAGAAAAAAACATTTTATTATCCCTTTTTTTATTCCCCACTCAGGGTGTCCGCATCAGTGCGTATTCTGTAATCAGAAAAAGATTACAGGAACATCTTCCCCTCCATCACCTGCAGAGATGGAAGAGACAATTACCCAATATCTCCGCACATGGAAAGGGCAGGCAGTAAAAGAGATAGCATTTTACGGCGGGACATTTACTGCTATGGATGCAGATATTCAGGAAAAACTTCTTTTAACTGCCTATCGTTTTATACAGAACGGTCTTGTAGATGAATTAAGGGTATCAACAAGACCTGATGCTGTGGACGACAAGAAACTGGATTTGCTGAAAAGGTATGGTGTAACCACTGTTGAACTAGGTGTCCAGTCAATGGATAATGCTGTGCTGAAAAAATCAGGCAGGGGTCATGCATCAGAGGATACAAGAACTGCGGTAAGACTATTAAGGGGAAATGGATTTAAAATTGGCGTCCAGATAATGCCCGGACTTCCTGGTGATACAGATGAAACAATACTTTATACTGCCTATAAAGTTGCAGATATGGTGCCTGACTTTATAAGGATATATCCCGCTCTAGTAATAAAGGATACTCCCCTTGAAAGGCTATATCTTAAAGGCTTATATAAGCCATGGCAGTTAAAAGATATGATAATAATTTGCAGTAAGATAATGACCGTCTTTGAAAAATATAGAATACCTGTTGTCAGGGTTGGGCTGTATGTTACGGAAGATTTAAAACAGAATATTGTGGCAGGGCCAATGCATCCTTCTTTCAGGCAATTGGCAGAAAGGATACAAACAGATGTTAGAGGTTAA
- the rnc gene encoding ribonuclease III codes for MYTTCDAELKEFEKKLGYEFKDIGLLKKALIHTSYLNEKMEEGLKESNERMEFLGDSILSAVITHLLTTRYPEMDEGGLSKLRARIVSEPTLSHAAMGLSVGQYIFLGKGEELTGGREKPSMLADAFEAIIGAMYLDKGFDKTFDTVKGYFDTLLSKFSNNIISLDYKTDLQEYVQGRFKTVPQYRLIDKVGPEHDKTFIVNVVISGEMMGTGRGKSKKEAEQQAAREALIKLKYQD; via the coding sequence GTGTATACGACGTGCGATGCTGAACTTAAGGAGTTTGAAAAAAAACTAGGTTATGAATTTAAGGATATTGGGTTATTAAAAAAGGCACTCATTCATACTTCCTATCTCAATGAAAAGATGGAGGAGGGATTGAAAGAAAGTAATGAACGGATGGAGTTTTTGGGTGATTCTATACTTTCTGCTGTTATAACCCATTTACTTACAACAAGGTATCCGGAGATGGATGAAGGGGGGTTAAGCAAATTAAGGGCAAGGATTGTTAGTGAGCCTACCCTCTCACATGCAGCAATGGGGCTTTCTGTAGGTCAATACATTTTCTTGGGCAAGGGAGAAGAATTAACAGGTGGAAGGGAAAAACCATCCATGCTTGCTGATGCATTTGAAGCAATAATAGGCGCTATGTATTTAGACAAGGGGTTTGATAAAACCTTTGATACTGTTAAAGGATATTTTGACACCCTTTTAAGCAAATTTTCCAATAACATTATATCTTTGGATTATAAAACCGACCTTCAGGAGTATGTGCAGGGGAGATTTAAGACCGTTCCGCAATATCGGCTGATAGATAAGGTTGGTCCTGAGCATGACAAGACATTTATTGTTAATGTCGTAATAAGTGGTGAGATGATGGGGACAGGGAGGGGGAAAAGTAAAAAAGAGGCTGAACAGCAGGCAGCCAGAGAGGCTTTGATAAAACTCAAGTATCAAGATTAA
- the mtaB gene encoding tRNA (N(6)-L-threonylcarbamoyladenosine(37)-C(2))-methylthiotransferase MtaB, translated as MKVAITTLGCKANQYDSFAIEGMLMDNYRVVPFSEPADAYIINTCTVTNIADYKSRYLIRKAKKSNPDAVVIVTGCYAQVSPDDVKRIGGIDYILGNVDKDTILNLIYRGKQEVPQIIVNSLESSALNLKPNLIAKGSSDRTRAFLKIQDGCNRRCSYCIIPYARGKSRSLSFDDMIREIELLIQNNYKEIVLTGIHLGSYGTADREGSLAKLIKEIDKRNYPCRFRISSLDPDEVTDELIEIMALSNGICNHLHLAVQSCDDSILQRMNRHHYSKDLFFEKVKKIHDAIDDISIGIDIIAGFPGETDRQFMNTYKSLEDLPLTYFHIFPFSKRKGTPAHDFKDEVDFRLKEERCILLKNLGQEKRQNFYKTQIGKGACVLVESIVGKDSEMVKGKSRNYIPVVFKYGTGIINKEVNVLLKESKGKEVFGVYDVRC; from the coding sequence GTGAAGGTTGCAATTACAACACTTGGGTGCAAGGCAAATCAGTATGATTCATTTGCAATAGAAGGCATGTTAATGGATAATTATAGGGTTGTCCCTTTTTCAGAGCCTGCGGATGCCTATATCATCAATACCTGCACTGTTACTAATATTGCTGATTACAAATCACGTTATCTTATAAGAAAGGCAAAGAAGTCCAATCCTGATGCAGTGGTTATTGTTACAGGGTGTTATGCCCAAGTATCTCCTGATGATGTGAAAAGGATAGGCGGCATTGACTATATATTAGGTAATGTGGACAAAGATACAATACTAAATCTAATCTACAGAGGCAAACAAGAGGTTCCGCAGATTATTGTAAATAGCCTGGAGTCTTCAGCCTTAAATCTTAAGCCTAATCTAATTGCAAAAGGTTCTTCCGATAGAACACGGGCATTTCTAAAGATTCAGGATGGCTGCAACCGAAGGTGTTCTTACTGCATAATCCCATATGCAAGGGGCAAAAGCAGAAGTTTATCGTTTGATGATATGATAAGAGAGATTGAACTCTTGATTCAAAATAACTATAAAGAGATAGTATTAACAGGCATACACCTTGGCTCATATGGAACGGCTGATAGAGAAGGAAGCCTTGCTAAACTGATTAAGGAGATAGATAAAAGAAATTACCCTTGTAGATTCCGTATATCTTCCCTTGACCCTGATGAGGTAACTGATGAACTTATTGAGATAATGGCATTGTCAAATGGTATATGTAATCATCTGCATCTGGCTGTGCAGAGTTGTGATGATAGTATCTTGCAAAGAATGAACAGGCATCATTATTCTAAAGATTTATTTTTTGAAAAGGTAAAAAAGATACATGATGCTATTGATGACATCTCAATAGGCATTGATATTATTGCAGGATTTCCCGGTGAAACAGATAGGCAGTTTATGAATACATACAAATCGCTGGAAGATTTACCATTAACATATTTCCATATATTCCCATTCTCAAAGAGAAAAGGCACACCTGCTCATGATTTTAAAGATGAGGTAGACTTTAGGCTCAAAGAAGAAAGATGCATATTATTAAAGAATCTTGGCCAAGAAAAGAGGCAGAATTTTTATAAAACCCAGATTGGGAAGGGTGCGTGTGTACTAGTTGAGTCAATAGTTGGTAAAGACAGCGAGATGGTGAAAGGTAAATCAAGAAACTATATCCCTGTGGTTTTTAAATACGGAACTGGCATCATCAACAAAGAGGTGAATGTCTTATTAAAAGAGAGCAAAGGGAAGGAGGTTTTTGGTGTATACGACGTGCGATGCTGA